One genomic region from Blattabacterium cuenoti encodes:
- a CDS encoding 3-oxoacyl-ACP synthase III family protein: MIRSIITGTGHYLPKKIIKSDHFLRHKFYDKKGLKIDKSNKEIIHKFQKITEIEERRYINKGLLNSDIATIAAKKALINSKIYKEKIDYIISAHNYGDIHPISYQSDFMPSIAARVKNKLQIKNKKCRPYDMIFGCPGWIEGMILADQLLQARYAKNILVTSSETLSKVIDPHDRNAMIFSDGAGAAVLSAIEDLENEKNGIIHYDTQCNNNDELYYLTNGPSLNPNYKKSLVNIRMNGRRIYEYALTEVPNMLKNILDHADLHLKDIKKILIHQANAKMDYAILKRLLKLYNYTSLNRGFIAKIMPMTIRKFGNSSVATVPTLLDLILQGKMPPHEIKPGDTILMVSLGAGMNINGMIYRFPKKKQKI, translated from the coding sequence ATGATTCGATCAATCATTACAGGAACTGGCCATTATTTGCCGAAAAAAATTATAAAAAGTGATCATTTTTTAAGACATAAATTTTACGATAAAAAAGGATTGAAAATTGATAAATCTAATAAAGAAATTATTCATAAGTTCCAAAAAATTACGGAAATAGAAGAAAGAAGATATATTAATAAAGGATTGTTAAATTCAGATATTGCTACGATTGCAGCAAAAAAAGCTTTGATTAATTCTAAAATTTATAAAGAAAAAATAGATTATATTATATCGGCTCATAATTATGGAGATATTCATCCTATTTCTTATCAATCTGATTTCATGCCCTCTATAGCTGCTAGAGTAAAGAATAAACTTCAGATAAAGAATAAAAAATGTAGACCATATGATATGATTTTTGGTTGTCCAGGATGGATAGAAGGCATGATTCTTGCTGATCAACTTTTACAAGCTAGATATGCTAAGAATATATTAGTTACCAGTTCAGAAACTTTATCTAAAGTTATAGATCCACATGATAGGAATGCTATGATTTTTTCGGATGGAGCTGGAGCTGCTGTTTTATCAGCTATAGAAGATTTGGAGAATGAAAAAAATGGAATTATTCATTATGATACTCAATGCAATAATAACGATGAATTATATTACTTAACAAATGGCCCTTCTTTAAATCCAAATTATAAAAAATCTTTGGTGAATATTAGAATGAATGGAAGAAGAATTTATGAATACGCATTGACAGAAGTTCCAAATATGTTAAAAAATATACTTGATCATGCTGATCTACATTTGAAAGATATTAAAAAAATTCTTATTCATCAAGCTAATGCAAAAATGGATTATGCAATTTTAAAAAGATTATTGAAATTATATAATTATACATCTCTAAACAGAGGTTTTATAGCAAAAATAATGCCAATGACAATAAGAAAATTTGGAAATTCTTCTGTAGCTACTGTCCCTACTTTATTGGATTTAATTCTTCAGGGGAAAATGCCACCTCATGAAATAAAACCTGGAGATACTATACTAATGGTGTCTCTAGGAGCAGGAATGAATATTAATGGAATGATTTATCGTTTTCCAAAAAAAAAACAAAAAATATGA
- the ubiE gene encoding bifunctional demethylmenaquinone methyltransferase/2-methoxy-6-polyprenyl-1,4-benzoquinol methylase UbiE — translation MNKHSLKEEKIKNMFDHISHKYDLINHILSFGIDFFWRRKIIHLLDKFNKRKKIQNILDLATGTGDLAILLANKFDNASIIGLDPSEKMLKVAQKKIKNNFLEKRIKLIQGYSQHLPFENGTFDAVTIAFGIRNFQYIHLSIKEIYRILRPLGILGILEFSKPSNYWIKKIYCFYSHFIMNKIGNFLSNNHFAYNYLKESIRSFSYCGKKMNKLLKYHKFNTIYMQKLTFEIASIYLSNK, via the coding sequence ATGAACAAACATTCTCTAAAAGAAGAAAAAATAAAAAACATGTTTGATCATATTTCTCATAAATATGATTTAATCAATCATATATTGTCTTTTGGAATAGATTTTTTTTGGAGAAGAAAAATAATTCATTTATTAGATAAATTTAATAAAAGAAAAAAGATTCAAAATATATTAGATTTAGCGACTGGAACCGGAGATTTGGCTATTTTATTAGCGAATAAATTTGATAATGCTTCCATTATAGGATTAGATCCATCTGAAAAAATGCTAAAAGTAGCTCAAAAAAAAATAAAAAATAATTTCTTGGAAAAAAGAATCAAATTAATTCAAGGATATTCCCAACATCTTCCATTCGAAAATGGAACTTTCGATGCAGTGACTATCGCTTTTGGAATAAGAAACTTTCAATATATTCATCTTTCCATCAAAGAAATATATAGAATACTGAGACCTTTAGGAATATTAGGAATTTTAGAATTTTCTAAACCTTCTAATTATTGGATAAAAAAAATTTATTGTTTCTATTCTCATTTTATCATGAATAAAATAGGAAATTTTCTATCAAATAATCATTTTGCGTACAATTATTTAAAAGAGTCTATTAGATCATTTTCTTATTGTGGAAAAAAAATGAATAAACTTTTAAAGTATCATAAATTTAACACAATCTATATGCAAAAATTAACTTTCGAAATTGCCTCTATTTATTTATCAAATAAATAA
- the rpsO gene encoding 30S ribosomal protein S15 → MITNKKKEIFKTYGTSVYDTGSSKVQVALFTYRINHLSSHLKNNKKDFNTERALVKLVGKRKKLLKYIEKRDINSYKKIIKHLGLRK, encoded by the coding sequence ATGATCACAAATAAAAAAAAAGAAATATTCAAAACCTATGGAACATCTGTTTACGATACAGGTTCTTCAAAAGTACAAGTAGCCTTATTCACTTATCGGATTAATCATTTAAGCAGTCATCTGAAAAACAACAAAAAAGATTTTAATACAGAAAGAGCTTTGGTCAAGTTAGTGGGAAAAAGAAAAAAACTATTAAAATATATAGAAAAACGTGATATTAATAGTTATAAAAAAATAATTAAACATCTAGGATTGAGAAAATGA
- a CDS encoding type B 50S ribosomal protein L31: MRKEIHPENYRPVAFKDINNEKIFICRSTVKTKDSIQINGCNYPLYKMEISSYSHPFFTGEKRFLGKTGPAERFKRKYEKYKKF, from the coding sequence ATGAGAAAAGAAATACATCCGGAAAATTATAGACCTGTTGCTTTTAAAGATATTAATAATGAAAAAATTTTTATCTGCAGATCAACAGTTAAAACAAAAGATTCTATTCAAATAAATGGATGTAATTATCCGTTATACAAAATGGAAATATCCAGTTATTCCCATCCATTTTTTACTGGAGAAAAGAGGTTTTTAGGAAAAACAGGACCTGCAGAGAGATTTAAAAGAAAGTATGAAAAATATAAAAAATTTTAA
- the pnp gene encoding polyribonucleotide nucleotidyltransferase: protein MPDIVKETISLKDGRTIIIETGELARQADGAAIVRAGDTMLLSTVVVSKEIKNETNFLPLTVDYREKYSAGGKIPGGFIKREGRPSDEEILTMRLVDRVLRPTFPEWFKKEIQIMISLLSYDKSVLPDGLAGLAASTALSVAGIPFNGPVSEIRIIRLKRKFIINPSLDQLKEADIDLIVGASINSIIMIEGEMKEIKENEFLNTIIKAHEAIKPQIEAQIRLSEKLSKKNLFFFEDQESKKDKSENESLKKELFSFSHEKIEKIYSNFLEKKTRSIQEKIILNDFKKKFLTEEKIEKKEVIIDQFYEEIKKKVTRNLILKKGIRLDGRTNKQIRPIWSVVDYLPGAHGSALFSRGETQSLTTVTLGSSLDANKIDNVVVENQEKFYLHYNFPPFSTGEIRPIRGVSRREVGHGNLAQRALKNIIPDNPYTIRVVSDILESNGSSSMATVCAASLALMDAGISVEKPVSGIAMGLLMENEKKIIISDIIGEEDHFGDLDFKITGTQYGMTACQMDVKKTQGLTYDLLNQILMQALEGRIFILKKMLKVLPKYRKKMKPNAPKIYTFNIPKDFIGSVIGPGGKVIQEIQSYTNTNILIEEKGDFGYIEIVGKDYEKIEKAIDRIKQITFVPELGKVYKAKVKSIKDFGAFVEIAKGVEGLLHISEIGWKRLNHIEEELHIGDVIDVKFMGMDEKNKKMKLSRKVLLPRPGKRND, encoded by the coding sequence ATGCCAGATATAGTTAAAGAAACCATATCTCTTAAAGATGGTCGTACTATCATTATTGAAACAGGAGAGTTAGCTAGACAAGCAGATGGAGCAGCTATAGTACGTGCAGGAGATACAATGCTATTGTCTACTGTAGTTGTTTCCAAAGAAATAAAAAATGAAACAAACTTTTTGCCTTTAACAGTAGATTATAGAGAAAAATATTCGGCAGGTGGAAAAATTCCTGGCGGTTTTATAAAAAGGGAAGGAAGACCTTCCGATGAAGAAATATTAACAATGAGATTAGTGGATCGTGTTTTAAGACCTACATTTCCAGAATGGTTCAAAAAGGAAATACAAATTATGATTTCTTTATTGTCATATGATAAAAGCGTTTTACCGGATGGATTGGCTGGATTAGCTGCATCAACAGCTCTTTCTGTAGCAGGAATACCTTTCAACGGTCCTGTATCAGAAATACGTATTATACGTTTAAAAAGAAAATTTATTATTAATCCAAGTTTAGATCAATTGAAAGAAGCAGATATAGATTTGATAGTAGGAGCTTCTATTAATTCTATTATCATGATAGAAGGAGAAATGAAAGAAATAAAAGAAAACGAATTCTTGAATACTATAATTAAAGCTCATGAAGCTATTAAACCTCAAATAGAAGCTCAAATACGTTTATCTGAAAAATTATCAAAAAAGAATTTATTTTTTTTTGAAGATCAAGAATCAAAAAAAGATAAATCAGAAAATGAATCTTTAAAAAAAGAACTTTTTTCCTTTTCTCACGAAAAAATTGAAAAAATTTACAGTAATTTTTTAGAAAAAAAAACTAGATCTATTCAAGAAAAAATTATCTTAAACGATTTCAAGAAAAAATTTTTAACAGAAGAAAAAATAGAAAAAAAAGAAGTTATCATTGATCAATTTTATGAAGAAATTAAAAAAAAAGTAACTAGAAATTTAATTTTAAAAAAAGGAATTCGATTGGATGGTAGAACTAATAAACAAATTCGTCCAATATGGAGTGTAGTAGATTACTTACCAGGAGCCCATGGTTCTGCTCTATTTTCTAGAGGAGAAACTCAATCACTCACAACAGTTACCTTAGGATCATCTTTAGATGCTAATAAAATAGATAATGTTGTTGTGGAAAATCAGGAAAAATTTTATTTACATTACAATTTTCCACCTTTTTCAACAGGAGAAATACGTCCAATCAGAGGTGTTTCTAGACGTGAAGTTGGTCATGGCAATTTAGCTCAACGTGCATTAAAAAATATAATACCTGATAATCCATATACAATACGCGTTGTATCAGATATCTTAGAATCCAATGGTTCTTCTTCTATGGCTACCGTCTGCGCTGCAAGTTTAGCCTTGATGGATGCTGGTATTTCTGTTGAAAAACCCGTTTCTGGCATTGCAATGGGATTATTGATGGAAAATGAAAAAAAAATTATTATATCGGATATAATAGGTGAGGAAGATCACTTTGGAGATTTAGATTTTAAAATAACGGGGACCCAATATGGAATGACAGCTTGTCAAATGGATGTAAAAAAAACACAGGGTTTAACATATGATCTTTTAAATCAAATTCTAATGCAAGCTTTGGAAGGACGCATTTTTATTTTAAAAAAAATGCTAAAAGTTTTACCAAAATATAGAAAAAAAATGAAACCTAATGCTCCAAAAATATACACTTTTAATATTCCCAAAGATTTTATTGGATCAGTTATAGGCCCGGGAGGAAAAGTTATTCAAGAAATACAATCATATACAAATACTAACATACTAATTGAAGAAAAAGGAGATTTCGGTTACATTGAAATTGTCGGTAAAGATTATGAAAAAATAGAAAAAGCGATTGATAGAATTAAACAAATTACTTTTGTTCCTGAATTAGGAAAAGTTTATAAGGCAAAAGTGAAATCTATAAAAGATTTTGGAGCTTTTGTTGAAATAGCTAAAGGGGTAGAAGGATTACTACATATTTCAGAAATAGGATGGAAAAGATTGAATCATATAGAAGAAGAGTTACATATTGGTGACGTTATTGATGTAAAATTCATGGGAATGGATGAAAAAAATAAAAAAATGAAACTTTCTAGAAAAGTTCTTTTACCTCGTCCAGGAAAAAGAAATGATTAA
- the metE gene encoding 5-methyltetrahydropteroyltriglutamate--homocysteine S-methyltransferase: MLKHNLGYPRIGIQRELKKACEAYWSKKIDSVTLFEVGKKIREENWKMQKMANLDLIPCNDFSFYDHVLDMSLLLGVIPESYLSVPIIHNNIDLYFSMARGFQKNGWDIKAMEMTKWFNTNYHYIVPEFDKNQKFSIFSKKIFDELEESKKFLKSIKKIKPVLIGPVSYLFLGKEKDKSFDRMDLIENLVPVYTQIINELKNKGTDWIQLDEPILVLDMSEKEKEAFQYAYKEISKFCSKTNILLTSYFDGISENVFLLRDIFVKALHIDLVEDSEQLEGILNFVKESKMILSLGIIDGRNVWKNNYTDSINKIEKTIESIGENRVMIAPNCSLLHVPINIEYEHFIHDDIKNRMSFARQKINELNDLECIIKGNKDILLKNFSLLEKSKKSSIFHDKKIKERATRIKNKDTQRENPFHIRQKKQKNKFNLPLFPTTTIGSFPQTKEIRNLRNKFRKKELSKKEYDQKIQSFIVDVIKKQEEIDLDVLVHGEFERTDMVEYFSNKLKGTLSTENGWVQSYGSRCVKPPVIYGDVSRTGDMTVDWTCFAQSKTRKLMKGMLTGPVTILQWSFVRDDQPLYHTAYQIAWAIREEVLSLEKSGIQIIQIDEPAIREGLPLKKKNWKSYFDWAIQAFRISSSGVKDETQIHTHMCYSEFNDILEQIADLDADVITMETSRSRMELLKAFSIFSYPNEIGPGVYDIHSPRIPTVEEIFDLIEKASKKLPVRNIWVNPDCGLKTRKWEEVLKSLKNMTEAAKIARIKLSNQSS, translated from the coding sequence ATGCTGAAACATAATTTGGGTTATCCTCGTATAGGAATACAAAGAGAGTTAAAGAAAGCTTGTGAAGCTTATTGGTCTAAAAAAATTGATTCGGTAACTTTATTTGAAGTCGGAAAAAAAATAAGGGAAGAAAATTGGAAAATGCAGAAAATGGCAAATTTAGATTTGATTCCATGTAATGATTTTAGTTTTTATGATCACGTTCTAGACATGTCCTTGTTATTAGGAGTTATTCCAGAGTCTTATCTTTCCGTGCCAATTATTCATAATAATATTGATCTATATTTTTCTATGGCTAGGGGATTTCAAAAAAATGGATGGGATATAAAAGCTATGGAAATGACTAAGTGGTTTAACACCAATTATCATTATATAGTTCCAGAATTTGATAAAAATCAAAAATTTTCTATTTTTTCAAAGAAAATTTTTGATGAATTAGAAGAATCAAAAAAATTTTTAAAATCAATCAAAAAAATAAAACCTGTATTAATTGGACCAGTCTCTTACCTTTTTTTAGGAAAAGAAAAGGATAAATCCTTTGATAGAATGGATTTAATTGAAAATCTTGTTCCTGTTTATACACAAATTATCAATGAATTAAAAAATAAAGGAACTGATTGGATTCAATTAGATGAGCCTATTTTAGTTTTAGATATGTCTGAAAAAGAAAAAGAAGCGTTTCAATATGCTTATAAAGAAATATCTAAATTTTGTTCAAAAACCAATATTTTATTAACCTCTTACTTTGATGGAATTTCAGAAAATGTTTTTCTTCTTAGAGACATTTTTGTAAAAGCTTTACATATAGATCTGGTGGAAGACTCAGAACAATTGGAAGGAATCCTAAATTTTGTCAAAGAATCAAAAATGATTTTGTCCTTAGGAATTATTGATGGAAGAAATGTATGGAAAAATAATTATACTGATTCAATCAATAAAATTGAAAAAACAATAGAATCCATAGGAGAAAATCGCGTTATGATTGCTCCTAATTGTTCTCTTTTACATGTTCCTATAAATATAGAATACGAACACTTCATTCATGATGATATAAAAAATAGAATGTCTTTTGCGAGACAAAAGATCAACGAATTAAATGATTTAGAATGCATTATAAAAGGAAACAAAGATATTTTATTGAAAAATTTTTCTTTACTAGAAAAATCTAAGAAATCTTCTATTTTTCATGATAAAAAAATAAAAGAAAGAGCAACAAGAATAAAAAATAAAGACACACAAAGAGAAAATCCTTTTCATATTCGACAAAAAAAACAAAAAAATAAATTTAATCTTCCTTTGTTTCCAACTACTACTATAGGTTCTTTTCCTCAAACAAAAGAGATACGTAATTTGAGAAATAAATTTCGTAAAAAAGAATTAAGCAAAAAGGAATATGATCAGAAAATACAATCTTTTATTGTAGATGTTATCAAAAAACAAGAAGAAATCGATTTAGACGTTTTGGTTCATGGTGAGTTTGAGAGAACTGATATGGTAGAATATTTTTCAAATAAACTCAAAGGAACACTTTCTACTGAAAATGGATGGGTCCAAAGTTATGGAAGTCGGTGTGTAAAACCTCCTGTTATTTATGGAGATGTGAGCCGTACTGGTGACATGACTGTGGATTGGACATGTTTTGCTCAATCTAAAACCAGAAAATTAATGAAAGGAATGTTAACTGGACCCGTTACTATCTTGCAATGGTCTTTTGTTAGGGATGATCAGCCTCTTTATCATACCGCTTATCAAATAGCTTGGGCTATTAGAGAAGAAGTTCTTTCTTTAGAAAAATCTGGAATTCAGATCATTCAAATTGATGAACCTGCTATTAGAGAAGGATTGCCTTTGAAAAAAAAGAATTGGAAATCTTATTTTGATTGGGCTATTCAGGCATTTCGTATTTCTTCAAGTGGAGTTAAAGATGAGACTCAGATCCATACACATATGTGTTACAGTGAATTTAACGATATCTTAGAACAGATTGCAGATTTGGATGCAGATGTAATTACTATGGAGACTTCTAGATCCAGAATGGAATTGTTGAAAGCCTTTTCTATTTTTTCTTATCCTAATGAAATAGGTCCAGGAGTATATGACATTCATTCACCCAGAATTCCTACTGTAGAAGAAATTTTTGATTTAATAGAAAAAGCTTCAAAAAAATTACCAGTCAGAAATATTTGGGTGAATCCAGATTGTGGATTAAAAACTAGAAAATGGGAAGAAGTCTTGAAATCCTTGAAAAATATGACAGAAGCTGCAAAAATAGCTAGAATAAAACTATCCAATCAGTCTTCTT
- a CDS encoding GH3 auxin-responsive promoter family protein has translation MIKYLSGYLTSAFLKKRIKNIEFFMRYPIEIQNQLINQLILYAKDTEFGKKYGFRDIKKYQQFSERIPICKYADLKSVIKRIRRGEKNILWPGTVKWFARSSGTTNTKSKYIPVTKLSMNECHYKAGKDMLSIYIHNHPKTKIFFGKAVRLGGSHELYKNYNTFYGDLSSILIKNMPFWAENICIPGKKTALMSEWETKLENIVKETGCKDVRFLLGVCSWLLIFLNKLLKEFDKKRINEIWPNIEVIFHGGMSLKPYIRQYQNLFEKSINYYDIYSASEGFFAIQDQRNVGDLLLLLNHGIFYEFIPAEDIDKKNPKILSIEKVELNKNYALVVSTNAGLWRYIVGDTIKFTNLSPYRISISGRTTHYINSFGEELIIENAEQALNKACLKTDSIIYEYTAGPVYMNQKNSGAHEWIIEFKKHPKNLCDFRDLLDKELKSLNSDYEIKRYKNIVLGPPIIHVARNGLFYDWLKKNKKLGGQNKIPRLSNDRKYIDSILEMKKKF, from the coding sequence ATGATAAAGTATTTATCTGGATATTTAACATCTGCTTTTCTAAAAAAAAGAATTAAAAACATAGAATTTTTCATGCGTTATCCAATAGAAATACAAAATCAATTGATTAATCAATTGATTTTGTACGCAAAAGATACTGAATTTGGAAAAAAATATGGATTTCGTGACATCAAAAAATATCAGCAATTTTCCGAAAGAATCCCCATATGTAAATATGCAGATTTAAAATCTGTAATCAAAAGAATTCGCAGAGGAGAAAAAAATATATTATGGCCAGGAACAGTAAAATGGTTTGCTAGATCTTCTGGAACTACAAATACAAAAAGTAAATATATTCCTGTAACCAAACTCTCCATGAATGAATGTCATTATAAAGCAGGAAAAGATATGTTATCTATTTATATTCATAATCATCCAAAAACGAAAATATTTTTCGGTAAAGCTGTTCGTTTAGGGGGGAGTCATGAATTGTATAAAAATTACAACACATTTTATGGTGATTTATCTTCTATTTTAATCAAAAATATGCCTTTTTGGGCGGAAAATATTTGTATTCCTGGAAAAAAAACAGCTTTAATGAGTGAATGGGAAACAAAATTGGAAAACATTGTCAAAGAAACAGGATGCAAGGATGTTCGCTTTTTATTGGGTGTTTGTTCTTGGTTATTAATATTTTTAAACAAATTACTAAAAGAGTTTGACAAAAAAAGAATTAACGAAATATGGCCTAATATAGAAGTTATATTTCATGGAGGAATGAGTTTAAAACCTTATATTCGTCAATATCAGAATTTATTCGAAAAATCTATTAATTATTACGACATATATAGTGCTTCAGAAGGTTTTTTCGCTATTCAAGATCAAAGAAATGTTGGAGATCTTTTGCTTTTATTAAATCATGGAATCTTTTATGAATTTATTCCTGCAGAAGACATAGATAAAAAAAATCCTAAAATTCTCTCCATTGAAAAAGTAGAATTGAATAAAAATTATGCATTAGTTGTTTCTACAAATGCTGGATTATGGAGATATATAGTTGGAGATACTATCAAATTTACTAATTTATCACCATATAGAATTTCTATTTCAGGAAGAACTACTCATTACATTAATTCCTTTGGAGAAGAATTAATTATTGAAAATGCGGAACAAGCTTTGAATAAAGCTTGCCTAAAAACAGATTCTATTATTTATGAATATACAGCAGGACCTGTTTATATGAATCAAAAAAATTCTGGTGCTCACGAATGGATTATAGAGTTCAAGAAACATCCGAAAAATTTGTGCGATTTTAGAGATCTTTTGGATAAAGAATTAAAATCTTTGAATTCAGATTATGAAATTAAACGATATAAAAACATAGTTTTGGGTCCTCCTATTATACATGTGGCTAGAAATGGGTTATTTTATGATTGGCTAAAAAAAAATAAAAAATTAGGTGGACAAAATAAAATTCCTCGTTTATCTAATGATAGAAAATATATAGATTCCATTCTGGAAATGAAAAAAAAATTTTAG
- a CDS encoding sigma-70 family RNA polymerase sigma factor: MRQLKITKQVTNRESESLDKYLHEIGKIPLLTPEEEVEYARRAREGDASAIDKLVNANLRFVVSVAKQYQNQGLSLCDLINEGNLGLIKGILRFDETRGFKCISYVVWWIRQAILQAIAEQSRSIRQPTNKLALLNKILKTLAQLEQELQRTPSAREIAEYLNMNEKDVEESIKNSGRHVSMDAPLIEGEDSNLYDLVRSDESPRPDEHLEKESLRKDIKRILETLSERERRVIILHFGLNGSPPMTLEEVGQSCDLTRERVRQIESIALKRLKHSSRSKILKPYLG, encoded by the coding sequence ATGAGACAACTTAAAATTACTAAACAAGTAACAAATCGTGAATCTGAATCATTGGATAAATACCTTCATGAAATAGGAAAAATTCCATTATTAACGCCAGAAGAAGAAGTAGAATATGCTCGTAGAGCAAGAGAAGGAGATGCTTCTGCTATAGATAAACTTGTAAATGCAAATTTACGTTTTGTAGTTTCTGTCGCTAAACAATACCAAAATCAAGGATTAAGTTTATGTGATTTAATTAATGAAGGAAATTTAGGTTTAATAAAAGGAATATTACGCTTTGATGAAACAAGAGGATTTAAATGTATATCTTATGTTGTTTGGTGGATAAGACAAGCGATTTTACAAGCCATAGCTGAACAATCACGTTCTATTAGACAACCTACAAACAAATTAGCTTTACTAAATAAAATTTTAAAAACTCTTGCCCAATTAGAGCAAGAATTGCAAAGAACTCCTTCTGCCAGAGAAATAGCAGAATATCTGAATATGAATGAAAAAGACGTCGAAGAATCTATCAAAAATTCAGGAAGACATGTTTCTATGGACGCTCCTTTAATAGAAGGAGAAGATTCTAATCTATATGATTTAGTAAGATCCGATGAATCTCCTCGTCCAGACGAACATTTGGAAAAAGAATCTCTCCGTAAAGACATCAAAAGAATTTTAGAAACCTTAAGCGAAAGAGAACGTCGTGTTATTATTTTACATTTTGGATTAAATGGATCTCCTCCAATGACTTTAGAAGAAGTCGGACAGTCTTGCGATTTAACAAGAGAAAGAGTAAGACAAATAGAAAGCATAGCCCTAAAAAGACTCAAACATTCTTCTAGAAGCAAAATTCTTAAACCTTATTTAGGTTAA
- a CDS encoding putative sugar nucleotidyl transferase, whose protein sequence is MNFILYDGIEWRNLFPITFTRPVSEIRLGLFTIKERWEKYIGKKIYGIITQPFLSKKYSLINDECFIKNILLINSSYLPNEELIQIIFSLKENEAVFFKEKIVAVKKNFFSCERKEKENVLSFKKKYNIKKIIHIQYPWDIFMNNETVLKKDFMFFTKGKKSFSLLGKNYVLCKEQIFLEEDIEANNVVLNAQFGPIYIEKGVEIMEGSVIRGPAAIGKKSTLNVGSKIYGGTTIGHFCKVGGEIINSVVFSYSNKAHDGFLGNTILGEWCNLGAGTNVSNLRNDYRKVTVWNYEKKDFIPVDIQFFGIIMGDHSKSGINTQFNTATVVGVSTSIFGYGFPPRYIPSFSLGGIQNRKKIPFHQVCETAEIMMSRRRVHFSVLDKKILEYLYQLLDI, encoded by the coding sequence ATGAATTTCATATTGTATGATGGAATAGAATGGAGAAATTTATTTCCTATAACGTTTACCAGACCTGTATCAGAAATTCGTTTGGGTTTATTCACTATAAAAGAAAGATGGGAGAAATATATTGGAAAAAAAATTTATGGCATCATTACACAACCATTTCTTTCAAAGAAATATTCATTGATAAATGATGAGTGTTTTATAAAAAATATATTATTAATCAATTCTTCATATTTACCAAACGAAGAGTTAATTCAGATAATTTTTTCCTTAAAGGAAAACGAAGCTGTTTTTTTTAAAGAAAAAATAGTAGCTGTAAAAAAGAATTTTTTTTCCTGTGAAAGAAAAGAGAAAGAAAATGTTCTCTCTTTTAAAAAAAAGTATAATATCAAAAAAATTATCCATATACAATATCCATGGGATATATTTATGAATAATGAAACTGTGTTGAAAAAAGATTTCATGTTTTTTACAAAAGGAAAAAAATCTTTTTCTTTACTGGGAAAAAATTATGTTCTTTGCAAAGAACAAATTTTTTTGGAAGAAGACATAGAAGCAAATAATGTTGTATTAAATGCTCAATTTGGGCCAATATATATTGAAAAAGGAGTTGAAATCATGGAAGGATCTGTAATCAGAGGGCCAGCAGCTATTGGAAAAAAATCTACCTTGAATGTAGGATCAAAAATATATGGAGGAACAACTATTGGTCATTTTTGTAAAGTAGGTGGAGAAATTATAAATTCCGTAGTTTTTTCCTATTCAAATAAAGCTCACGATGGATTTTTAGGAAACACTATTTTAGGAGAGTGGTGTAATTTAGGTGCTGGAACTAATGTTTCTAATTTGAGAAATGATTATCGTAAAGTAACAGTTTGGAATTATGAAAAAAAAGATTTTATTCCTGTTGATATACAATTTTTTGGAATAATCATGGGAGATCATTCTAAATCAGGGATAAATACTCAATTTAATACAGCTACGGTCGTAGGAGTTAGTACTAGTATTTTTGGATATGGATTTCCGCCTAGATATATTCCTTCTTTTTCTTTGGGTGGAATACAAAACAGAAAAAAGATACCTTTTCATCAGGTTTGTGAAACTGCTGAAATTATGATGAGCAGAAGAAGGGTTCATTTTTCTGTTTTAGACAAAAAAATTTTAGAATATTTGTATCAATTATTGGATATTTAG